From the genome of Streptomyces sp. NBC_01304:
CCCTGGCCGCAGAGGACGCGTACGTCGTCCCCGAGGGCGGCAGCAACTCCCTTGCCGTACACGGCTGTACGGCCCTCGGAGAGGAGCTGCGCGGCGCCGCCGACACGGCGGCCGTCGCCTGCGGCACGGGCGGCACCCTGGCCGGCCTCGCGGCGGGGCTCGCCTCCGGACAGCGGGCGATCGGGATACCCGTGCTCAAGGGCGGCTTCCTGGAGGCCGAAATCGAGCGCCTGCAGGTGGCCACTTTCGGAGATCGGCAGGGCGACTGGCGCCTGGCGGACCGCTTCCACTTCGGCGGGTACGCGCGTACGTCACCCGAACTCGACGCCTTTGCCGCCGACTTCGAGGAGCGCCACGGCCTGCCGGTGGAACGTCTCTATGTCGCCAAACTGCTTTACGGCCTCACCGTCCTCGCCGAGGAGGGCGCCTTCCCGCCCGGCACCCGCCTCGCCGCGGTGATCACGGGTCAGCCCGACGCCTCGCGATAGGCCGCGGCCTCCTCCAGGTCGAGCCTGCGCTGCAGGGTGCGCAGCATCTCGTCGTCGATGCGCCGCTCGTCGCGCAGCCGCACGAACACCTCCCGCTCGGCCTCCAGGGTCTCCCGGGACAGCCGCCGGTAGGTGTCGTCGGCCGACTCCCCCGTCACCGCGTTGGGCGCGCCCAGCCGCTCCCAGACGGCATTGCGGCGCCGCTCGAGGACGGTCCGCAGCCGGTCGGCGAGTGCGCTCGGCAGCGCGTTGCGCTCATCGGCGAGCAGCGCCTCCAGACGCGCCACAGCGGCCTGCGAGGCCTCGCTCTGGGCCTGCGCCTCCGCCAGCGTCTCGGCGTGCTCGTCGCGCCCCGGGATGCGCAGCAGGCGGATCAGGCCGGGCAGGCTGAGTCCCTGCACCACCAGCGTCCCGATGACCGTCGTGAAGGTCAGGAAGAGCACCAGATTGCGCGCCGGGAAGGGCGACCCGTCGTCCAGGACCTTCGGGATGGAGAACGCGATAGCCAGCGACACCACCCCGCGCATCCCCGCCCAGCCGACGATCAGCGGCCCGGTCCAGGTCGGATTGGTCTCGCGCTCCCTGATCCGCTTGAACAGGAGGCGGGGCAGGAAGGTCGCGGGATACACCCACACGAAGCGCGCCGCCACGACCACCAGGAAGACGGCCACCGCGTACCAGGCGGCACGCGCACCCTCGTACTCGCCCAACTCCTTGAGGACGACCGGCAATTGCAGCCCGATGAGCGCGAAGACGGCGGATTCGAGAACGAAGGCAACCATTTTCCAGACCGCCGCCTCCTGGAGCCTCGTCGCGAAGTCGACCTGCCAGGAGCGATGGCCCAGGTAGAGCGCGACGACCACCACGGCAAGCACCCCGGAGGCGTGGACCTCCTCGGCGGCGGCGTACGCGACGAACGGGATCAGGAGGGAGAGCGTGTTCTGCAGCAGGGCTTCCTTGAGGTGCGTGCGCAGCCAGTGCAGCGGCACCATCAGGACCAGGCCGACCCCGATCCCGCCGAGCGCCGCGAGCGCGAACTCGCCGATGCCGCCCGCCCAGCTCGCGCCCTCGCCGACCGCGGCGGCGAGCGCGACCTTGTAGGCGGTGATCGCGGTGGCGTCGTTCACCAGGGACTCGCCCTGCAGGATCGTCGTGATGCGCGAGGGCAGCCCGACCCGCCTGGCGATCGCCGTCGCCGCGACCGCGTCGGGCGGGGCGATCACCGCACCCAGCACGAGGGCGGCGGTGAGCGGCAGGTCCGGCACGATCAGATACACCGCGTAGCCGACGACGAGGGTCGCGAAGAGCACGTAGCCGACCGACAACAGCGCCACCGGGCGCCAGTTGGCCCGCAGATCGAGGTAGGAGCTCTCGACGCCCGCCGTGTACAGCAGGGGCGGCAGCAGCAGCGGCAGCACGATGTGCGGGTCCAGCTCGTACTGCGGCACCCCGGGCACGTACGCGAGGACGAGCCCCGCAGCGACGAGCAGCAGCGGCGCGGGCACCGGCGTGCGGCGCGCGATCCCGGCGACGGCCGCACTGCCCGCGACCAACAACAGCAATGGCAAGGCTTCCATCGGCTGAGCCGTCCCCAATCCTTCGTGCGCGACCGCAGGTGTCAGTCACGCGTCGTAACCTGGCAATCATGAACGAGTGCTCGCACGTCTCCCTGCTGCCGCACCCCGAACCCGCACCCCTGAGCCCCAGCTGCCTCGAGTGCGACGCCGCCGGCAGCCACCCGGTGCAGCTGCGGCTCTGTCTGGCCTGCGGACATGTGGGCTGCTGCGACTCCTCGCCGTTCCAGCACGCGACGGGGCACTTCAAGGAGACCGGGCACGAGGTGATGCGCAGCTTCGAGCCGGGTCAGAGCTGGCGCTGGTGCTTCGCCGACGGATCGATCGTCTGAGACGGCTCGACCGACCGACGTCCGCGACAGTTCGACCGACCGACGCCAAAGACGGTTTCGATCAACCGAGAAGGCCGAAAAGGTTGGACCGTACGGCGCCTGGGTACGTCAACCCGGCGCGCGCTGTTTCCAATTGGGCCCGCAGACCCCTAGCCACTGTCCGTACCCGTAGGCTTACTATGAGTGACAGATATGGGTCGGGGGCCGCGGACCGCCCCTGCAGGACACAGACCTTGGGAGCGCGATAGCGTCACCGCTGAGCCACGCTGCGCGTTACCCGTGCGACGCTGTGCCGGACCACCGCCCAGCGGCGGCCTGGTTGGTTCACAACCCCGAACAGAACAGCACGGATTGCTGAACGTGCTTGTACCGCCTTGGAGGTGAGGGTGTCCCAGTTCGCAGGCGAGCCCGGGAAACAGGACTTCGTGGAGGTCCGGCTGCCCGCTGCGGGTGCCTACCTGTCGGTGCTGCGTACGGCCACGGCCGGTCTCGCGGCGCGTTTGGACTTCACCCTGGACGAGATCGAGGATCTGCGCATCGCGGTCGACGAGGCGTGCGCGATCCTCCTCCAGCAAGCCGTACCCGGCTCCGTACTCAGCTGTGTGTTCCGGCTGGTGGACGACTCGCTCGAGGTCACGGTCTCGGCCCCGACCACCGACGGTCACGCACCCGCGCGGGACACCTTCGCCTGGACGGTGCTCTCCG
Proteins encoded in this window:
- a CDS encoding 1-aminocyclopropane-1-carboxylate deaminase/D-cysteine desulfhydrase; its protein translation is MNAHTPVDLASLQPRLPSPLQEADDERFTRHGIRLLLKRDDLIHPELAGNKWRKLARNLRAAAGRPVLTFGGAYSNHLRATAAAGRLLDFPTIGVVRGDELASRPLNPSLARCAADGMRLHFVDRTTYRTKADPQALAGLLRTLAAEDAYVVPEGGSNSLAVHGCTALGEELRGAADTAAVACGTGGTLAGLAAGLASGQRAIGIPVLKGGFLEAEIERLQVATFGDRQGDWRLADRFHFGGYARTSPELDAFAADFEERHGLPVERLYVAKLLYGLTVLAEEGAFPPGTRLAAVITGQPDASR
- a CDS encoding Na+/H+ antiporter; protein product: MEALPLLLLVAGSAAVAGIARRTPVPAPLLLVAAGLVLAYVPGVPQYELDPHIVLPLLLPPLLYTAGVESSYLDLRANWRPVALLSVGYVLFATLVVGYAVYLIVPDLPLTAALVLGAVIAPPDAVAATAIARRVGLPSRITTILQGESLVNDATAITAYKVALAAAVGEGASWAGGIGEFALAALGGIGVGLVLMVPLHWLRTHLKEALLQNTLSLLIPFVAYAAAEEVHASGVLAVVVVALYLGHRSWQVDFATRLQEAAVWKMVAFVLESAVFALIGLQLPVVLKELGEYEGARAAWYAVAVFLVVVAARFVWVYPATFLPRLLFKRIRERETNPTWTGPLIVGWAGMRGVVSLAIAFSIPKVLDDGSPFPARNLVLFLTFTTVIGTLVVQGLSLPGLIRLLRIPGRDEHAETLAEAQAQSEASQAAVARLEALLADERNALPSALADRLRTVLERRRNAVWERLGAPNAVTGESADDTYRRLSRETLEAEREVFVRLRDERRIDDEMLRTLQRRLDLEEAAAYREASG
- a CDS encoding UBP-type zinc finger domain-containing protein; translated protein: MNECSHVSLLPHPEPAPLSPSCLECDAAGSHPVQLRLCLACGHVGCCDSSPFQHATGHFKETGHEVMRSFEPGQSWRWCFADGSIV
- a CDS encoding anti-sigma regulatory factor is translated as MSQFAGEPGKQDFVEVRLPAAGAYLSVLRTATAGLAARLDFTLDEIEDLRIAVDEACAILLQQAVPGSVLSCVFRLVDDSLEVTVSAPTTDGHAPARDTFAWTVLSALAGQVDSHVDEDKTVSISLHKQRGAGPGPA